A window of the Euzebya pacifica genome harbors these coding sequences:
- the galT gene encoding galactose-1-phosphate uridylyltransferase, producing MIERRNFQHADGRWLYLYGDADGSSLPATLPDDEVAVAEPPAIHQRYNALRDSWVAVSPARNTRPHAPSARAAASGCPLCPGGPEVPVDYAAAVFDNRFPSFVPEPPAAPAGPSLPTLPALTAPSRGRCEVVLYTPTHTGSLATLTDAELARVIAIWADRSSALWADPANRVVMVFENRGEAVGATLSHPHGQIYALDRIPPAVAHRTAALATHRARTGASLSQAVVDVDAASDRCLFLDDAFVAAVPFAPDWPFEVHVRARREGARRLQDLTAEERVSLALALRTVVTAYDRVWDEPMAYLMVCHEAPADAEGLPVADHRLAFEFLPPHRSPAKLKVRASVETALGVFINDTLPEDSAALLRAAAPQPGPEQRAAIPRLEIAADRPAAPTG from the coding sequence ATGATCGAGCGACGCAACTTCCAGCATGCCGATGGGCGCTGGTTGTACCTCTACGGCGATGCTGACGGCAGTTCACTTCCGGCGACGCTGCCCGATGACGAGGTTGCGGTTGCGGAACCCCCCGCCATCCACCAGCGGTACAACGCCCTGCGCGACAGCTGGGTCGCGGTCTCGCCAGCCCGCAACACCCGGCCACACGCGCCATCGGCCCGCGCCGCCGCATCCGGCTGCCCGCTGTGCCCGGGTGGGCCCGAGGTGCCCGTCGACTACGCCGCCGCCGTCTTCGACAACCGGTTCCCCTCCTTCGTGCCCGAGCCACCGGCCGCCCCCGCCGGACCGTCGCTGCCGACCCTGCCCGCGCTGACCGCACCCTCGCGCGGTCGGTGCGAAGTGGTGCTGTACACCCCGACCCACACGGGCTCCCTCGCCACCCTCACCGACGCCGAGCTGGCAAGGGTCATCGCCATCTGGGCAGACCGCTCCAGCGCCCTGTGGGCCGATCCGGCCAACCGCGTCGTGATGGTCTTCGAGAACCGGGGTGAAGCGGTCGGTGCCACGCTGTCCCACCCCCACGGCCAGATCTACGCGCTGGACCGCATCCCCCCGGCCGTCGCCCATCGCACCGCCGCCCTGGCCACGCACCGCGCCCGCACCGGCGCGTCGCTGTCACAGGCCGTCGTGGACGTCGACGCCGCCAGCGACCGCTGCCTGTTCCTCGACGACGCCTTCGTGGCAGCCGTGCCCTTCGCACCCGACTGGCCCTTCGAGGTGCACGTCCGAGCACGCCGCGAGGGCGCCCGCCGACTGCAGGACCTGACCGCGGAGGAACGGGTGTCCCTCGCCCTCGCGCTGCGCACCGTCGTCACCGCCTACGACCGGGTCTGGGACGAACCGATGGCCTACCTGATGGTCTGCCACGAGGCACCCGCCGATGCCGAGGGCCTGCCCGTCGCGGACCATCGCCTGGCCTTCGAGTTCCTCCCGCCCCACCGTTCGCCCGCCAAGCTCAAGGTCCGCGCCAGCGTCGAGACCGCGCTGGGTGTCTTCATCAACGACACCCTGCCCGAGGACTCCGCTGCCCTGCTGCGCGCCGCCGCCCCCCAGCCGGGGCCGGAGCAGCGCGCGGCCATCCCCCGCCTGGAGATCGCTGCAGACCGACCGGCTGCACCGACCGGGTGA